A region from the Halobacillus mangrovi genome encodes:
- a CDS encoding LacI family DNA-binding transcriptional regulator: MVSIKDVAKKAQVSTATVSHVINETRFVAEETKQKVYMAMKDLNYQPNRIARSLRSRKSNTIGLLVPLVAEDTSNFFFMSIANGIEKVLKENGYNLILSNSNEDEVTEKNQIRVFNTQLIDGLVIAPVNGEDSAYKKELTGDYPVVYIDRHPSGIEGDMVLVDNLRGAYEAVRALLNKGYERIGFITGTLGITTSDERLKGYKQALEEKAIPVRKEFIKEGPATFEQGYQLAKELHEAEVSALFVANNVMTMGAVSYLQEHEVKIPEEIGIIGYDDYDWMKITSPPLSVVRQPAFEIGKVAVEQLLKRINGSKEKYTEVMLDSELVQRGSF, translated from the coding sequence ATGGTTTCCATTAAAGATGTTGCAAAAAAGGCCCAAGTTTCTACAGCTACCGTCTCTCATGTGATCAATGAGACAAGATTTGTAGCAGAAGAGACCAAGCAAAAAGTATACATGGCGATGAAGGACTTGAATTACCAGCCAAACCGAATTGCCAGAAGCCTCAGAAGCCGTAAATCGAATACGATCGGACTTTTGGTTCCATTAGTTGCAGAAGATACATCCAATTTTTTCTTCATGAGCATTGCCAATGGAATTGAAAAGGTGTTGAAAGAGAATGGATATAACTTAATACTTAGTAATTCCAATGAAGATGAAGTAACGGAAAAAAATCAAATTCGCGTGTTTAATACGCAGTTGATTGACGGATTGGTCATTGCGCCTGTAAACGGGGAGGATTCAGCGTATAAGAAGGAATTAACAGGTGATTATCCAGTCGTTTATATTGACCGTCATCCGAGCGGTATTGAAGGAGATATGGTTCTTGTTGATAACCTTCGAGGTGCATATGAAGCTGTCCGTGCTCTACTTAACAAAGGATACGAGCGGATTGGTTTTATCACAGGCACCCTGGGGATTACCACTAGTGATGAACGCTTAAAAGGGTATAAACAAGCCTTGGAAGAAAAAGCGATCCCCGTAAGAAAAGAGTTTATTAAAGAAGGTCCAGCCACATTCGAACAAGGATATCAATTGGCGAAAGAACTTCATGAAGCAGAAGTATCTGCTTTGTTTGTCGCAAATAATGTCATGACGATGGGGGCTGTTTCTTACCTCCAGGAACACGAGGTTAAAATTCCTGAGGAGATTGGCATCATAGGATATGACGATTATGATTGGATGAAAATCACTTCTCCCCCTTTATCTGTTGTCAGACAGCCGGCGTTTGAGATTGGAAAAGTAGCCGTTGAGCAGTTGCTTAAGAGAATTAATGGGTCAAAAGAGAAATATACAGAAGTTATGCTCGATTCAGAGTTGGTACAGAGAGGTTCCTTTTAA
- a CDS encoding LLM class flavin-dependent oxidoreductase — protein MTLQDTKFSVLDLAPVIEGGSPADSFRNTVDLAQHVEKWGFTRYWMAEHHNMPFIASSATSIAISHVAHNTSSIRVGSGGVMLPNHAPLIIAEQFGTLETLFPGRIDLGLGRAPGTDQLTAQALRRDLNSRAENFPAQVDELRGYFEGKNRIRAIPGEGLNIPIWLLGSSGFSAQLAGQLGLPFSFASHFSPNNTLGALDLYRRTFTPSSILDEPYTMVGVNVIAADTDEEAERLATSLQQQFLNLVRNTNHLLQPPVDNMDDIWTAGEKAALQQQLGASIIGGPETVKEKLENFQAETEADEMMIISQIYDHSARIRSYEIVAEIMN, from the coding sequence ATGACACTTCAAGATACAAAGTTTTCCGTATTAGACCTCGCCCCCGTCATTGAAGGAGGAAGTCCAGCTGATTCTTTTCGTAACACAGTAGACTTAGCCCAGCACGTAGAAAAATGGGGTTTCACAAGATATTGGATGGCCGAGCACCACAACATGCCGTTTATCGCAAGCTCAGCAACATCTATTGCTATCAGTCATGTAGCCCATAATACTTCGTCTATTCGTGTCGGGTCAGGCGGAGTGATGCTGCCCAACCACGCGCCACTCATAATCGCTGAACAATTCGGTACGCTAGAAACGCTGTTTCCAGGACGAATCGACCTCGGCTTAGGACGTGCACCAGGGACAGACCAGCTTACCGCCCAGGCCCTTCGCCGTGATCTAAACAGTCGAGCGGAGAACTTCCCAGCACAAGTGGATGAATTACGAGGGTATTTCGAAGGGAAAAATCGAATAAGAGCTATTCCAGGAGAAGGCTTGAATATTCCTATTTGGCTACTAGGATCAAGCGGGTTCAGCGCCCAGCTTGCCGGCCAGCTCGGTCTTCCATTTTCGTTTGCAAGTCACTTCTCACCGAATAATACACTAGGCGCTCTAGATTTATATCGTCGCACTTTCACCCCTTCTTCCATTTTGGACGAACCGTACACAATGGTTGGTGTAAACGTGATTGCAGCTGACACAGATGAGGAAGCAGAGCGCTTGGCTACATCTTTACAGCAGCAGTTTCTAAACCTTGTGCGTAATACAAACCACCTTCTCCAACCTCCAGTCGATAACATGGATGATATCTGGACTGCTGGTGAAAAGGCAGCCTTACAGCAACAGTTAGGGGCTTCAATTATCGGAGGTCCTGAAACTGTCAAAGAAAAACTCGAGAATTTCCAGGCTGAAACAGAAGCTGATGAAATGATGATCATTTCCCAAATTTATGATCATTCAGCCAGGATCCGATCTTATGAGATCGTTGCAGAAATCATGAATTAA